In one Pseudomonas sp. Bout1 genomic region, the following are encoded:
- a CDS encoding DUF3341 domain-containing protein translates to MADCLGLLARFSAPQPLVEAGLRAWDLGYRRLDAFAPFALEVLEPVLAARSNRVPRMACVGAAVGAGLALLMQIGSVWAYPLNVGGRPLIALPQLWVVTFLFAVVFAGVAAVLTWLMCIRLPRLHHPLFAAEGFDAASDDGFFLFIDARDPLFDLENTRAWLAEHALSVQAVQP, encoded by the coding sequence ATGGCTGACTGCCTGGGGCTGCTCGCGCGTTTTTCCGCACCCCAACCGCTGGTAGAGGCGGGGTTGCGCGCCTGGGACCTCGGCTATCGACGCCTGGACGCGTTTGCGCCGTTTGCGCTGGAAGTCTTGGAGCCGGTATTGGCGGCCAGGTCCAACCGCGTGCCACGCATGGCGTGTGTCGGCGCTGCAGTGGGCGCCGGGCTGGCACTGTTGATGCAGATTGGCTCGGTGTGGGCCTATCCACTGAACGTTGGCGGGCGTCCGTTGATTGCGTTGCCGCAGCTGTGGGTGGTGACGTTCTTGTTCGCGGTGGTGTTTGCTGGCGTGGCGGCGGTGCTGACCTGGTTGATGTGCATCCGCCTGCCACGCCTGCACCATCCGTTATTTGCTGCAGAAGGGTTCGACGCCGCCAGTGATGACGGGTTCTTCCTGTTTATCGACGCGCGTGACCCACTGTTCGACCTTGAAAACACCCGTGCCTGGCTGGCCGAACACGCGCTCAGCGTGCAGGCGGTGCAACCGTGA
- a CDS encoding LysR family transcriptional regulator — protein MNRNDLRRVDLNLLIVFETLMHERSVTRAAEKLFLGQPAISAALSRLRGLFDDPLFVRTGRSMEPSARAVEIFALLSPALDSISTAVSRASEFDPATSTAVFRIGLSDDVEFALLPLLLKRLRAEAPGIVLVVRRVNYILMPGLLASGEISIGVSYTTDLPANAKRKVLRRSKPMLLRADSMPGSMSLDDFCARPHALVSFAGDLSGFLDEELEKLGRKRHVVLAVPQFNGLGTLLAGTDIVATVPDYAAEALTSAGGLRAEEPPLPVRTFELHMAWRGSQDNDPGERWLRSRIQMFFGDPDSL, from the coding sequence ATGAACCGTAACGACCTGCGTCGTGTCGACCTCAACCTGTTGATCGTATTCGAAACCTTGATGCATGAACGCAGTGTGACCCGTGCTGCCGAGAAATTGTTCCTGGGCCAGCCGGCCATCAGCGCGGCGTTATCACGCCTGCGTGGCCTGTTCGACGACCCACTGTTCGTGCGTACCGGGCGCAGCATGGAGCCTTCGGCCCGTGCGGTAGAGATCTTCGCCCTGCTCTCCCCGGCCCTGGACTCGATTTCCACGGCCGTCAGCCGCGCATCCGAGTTTGACCCGGCCACCAGCACCGCCGTGTTCCGCATCGGCCTGTCGGACGACGTCGAGTTCGCCCTGCTGCCGCTGCTGCTCAAGCGCCTGCGCGCCGAAGCCCCCGGCATCGTACTGGTGGTGCGCCGCGTCAACTACATCCTGATGCCGGGCCTGCTGGCCTCCGGGGAAATCTCGATTGGCGTGAGCTACACCACCGACCTGCCGGCCAACGCCAAGCGCAAGGTATTGCGCCGCAGCAAACCGATGCTGCTGCGGGCCGACAGCATGCCCGGCTCCATGAGCCTGGATGACTTCTGCGCGCGGCCCCATGCACTGGTGTCGTTTGCCGGGGACTTGAGTGGGTTTCTCGATGAAGAACTGGAGAAACTGGGCCGCAAGCGTCACGTGGTGCTGGCTGTGCCGCAGTTCAACGGGTTGGGAACGTTGCTGGCGGGTACCGATATCGTCGCGACCGTGCCGGATTATGCCGCTGAGGCGCTGACGTCTGCGGGCGGCTTGCGAGCTGAAGAGCCGCCGTTGCCGGTGCGTACGTTTGAATTGCACATGGCGTGGCGTGGGTCGCAGGACAATGATCCGGGGGAGCGTTGGTTGCGGTCGCGAATTCAGATGTTCTTTGGCGACCCCGACAGCCTGTAA
- a CDS encoding cytochrome c oxidase subunit I, whose protein sequence is MSQPSYLHKQGLRSWFLTRDHKRIAVLYMLTVTFFFFAGGLAASLIRIELVTPEGDLLTADGYNRAFTLHGVIMVWFFLIPSIPSVFGNFLVPIMIGAKDMAFPRLNLFSWYLLLGGGLFTLLALLLGGVDTGWTFYTPLSTMFSNGHVVAVICGVFIAGFSSIFTGVNIIATVHTLRAPGMTWMRLPLFIWSMYATSIILVLATPVLAITLVLVAAEHLFNIGVFDPKLGGDPLLFQHLFWFYSHPAVYIMILPAMGVVSELITAAGHKRIFGYRFVAWSSVAIAVIGFLVWGHHMFVAGQSMYASLVFSLLSFLVSIPSAIKAYNWSATLYKSDLTLHAPFLFALTFIGLFIIGGVTGLFLALLAADLHAHDTYFVVAHFHYIMVGAAVAGYFGALHFWWPKITGRLYSQLWGKITAILIFCGFNLTFFPQFLLGYLGMPRRYHSYDPDFQFLNVLSSAGASILAVAYVLPFFYLLGSLRWGERAPINPWEAAGLEWRVASPPPVHNFEAPVTVDFEAYDYSPEARRDPL, encoded by the coding sequence ATGAGCCAACCCAGCTACCTGCATAAACAAGGCCTGCGCTCGTGGTTCCTGACCCGCGACCACAAGCGCATCGCGGTGCTGTACATGCTCACCGTGACCTTCTTTTTCTTTGCCGGCGGACTGGCGGCGAGCCTGATCCGCATCGAACTGGTGACCCCGGAAGGCGACTTGCTCACCGCCGATGGTTACAACCGCGCGTTTACCCTGCATGGGGTGATCATGGTCTGGTTTTTCCTGATTCCCTCGATTCCCAGCGTGTTCGGCAATTTTCTGGTGCCGATCATGATCGGGGCCAAAGACATGGCGTTTCCGCGCCTGAACCTGTTCAGTTGGTACCTGTTGCTGGGCGGTGGTTTGTTCACCCTGCTCGCGCTGCTGTTGGGTGGGGTCGATACCGGCTGGACCTTCTACACGCCGTTGTCGACGATGTTCAGCAACGGCCATGTGGTCGCGGTGATCTGCGGGGTGTTTATCGCCGGGTTTTCGTCGATCTTCACCGGCGTCAATATCATCGCCACCGTGCATACCTTGCGCGCGCCGGGCATGACCTGGATGCGCCTGCCGCTGTTCATCTGGTCGATGTACGCCACCTCAATCATCCTGGTACTGGCCACGCCGGTGCTGGCGATCACGCTGGTGCTGGTGGCCGCCGAGCACCTGTTCAATATTGGCGTGTTCGACCCGAAACTGGGCGGCGACCCGCTGCTCTTCCAGCACCTGTTCTGGTTCTACAGCCACCCGGCGGTGTACATCATGATTTTGCCGGCCATGGGCGTGGTCAGCGAACTGATCACGGCGGCAGGGCACAAGCGTATTTTCGGTTATCGTTTTGTCGCCTGGTCGAGCGTGGCGATTGCTGTCATTGGCTTTCTGGTATGGGGCCATCACATGTTTGTGGCCGGGCAGTCGATGTACGCCAGCCTGGTGTTCTCGCTGTTGAGTTTTCTGGTGTCGATTCCGTCGGCGATCAAAGCCTACAACTGGAGCGCCACGCTGTACAAAAGTGACCTGACGCTGCACGCGCCGTTCCTGTTCGCGCTGACTTTTATCGGCTTGTTCATCATCGGTGGCGTCACCGGGCTGTTTCTCGCGCTGCTCGCGGCAGATTTGCATGCGCACGACACGTATTTCGTGGTCGCGCATTTCCACTACATCATGGTCGGGGCGGCGGTGGCGGGGTACTTTGGCGCGCTGCATTTCTGGTGGCCGAAAATCACTGGCCGGCTGTACTCGCAGCTGTGGGGCAAGATCACCGCGATCCTGATTTTCTGCGGCTTCAACCTGACGTTTTTCCCGCAGTTTTTGCTCGGCTACCTGGGCATGCCCAGGCGTTATCACAGCTATGACCCGGACTTTCAGTTCCTCAATGTGTTGTCCTCCGCCGGCGCGTCGATCCTGGCCGTGGCCTACGTGCTGCCGTTCTTTTACCTGCTTGGCTCGTTGCGTTGGGGCGAGCGGGCGCCCATCAATCCCTGGGAGGCTGCCGGGCTTGAGTGGCGCGTGGCATCACCGCCGCCAGTGCATAATTTCGAAGCACCGGTGACGGTGGATTTCGAAGCGTACGACTATTCACCCGAGGCGCGTCGTGATCCGCTCTGA
- a CDS encoding cytochrome c, with translation MSRWPWALCLALLCSGCDDMSRQAKVLEQRAGALFADGLSSRQPPAGSVARGQLQREASVQQRPALSAALLARGEAGYQTFCTPCHGLSGLGDGLVVGRGFPAPPSFIEPRLLNATDDQLMHVIAHGQGLMYGYESRIQPQERWAIVAHLRLLQLSQHADLDSLPAPLRQAFEARAQ, from the coding sequence GTGAGTCGCTGGCCGTGGGCGCTGTGCCTGGCGTTGCTGTGCAGTGGCTGCGATGATATGTCGCGCCAGGCCAAGGTGCTGGAGCAGCGCGCGGGTGCGTTGTTCGCCGACGGCCTCAGCAGCCGTCAGCCACCGGCGGGCAGCGTGGCGCGCGGGCAGTTGCAGCGCGAGGCAAGCGTGCAGCAGCGCCCGGCGCTGAGTGCGGCATTGCTTGCCCGGGGCGAGGCTGGCTATCAAACCTTTTGTACACCCTGCCATGGCCTGAGCGGGCTCGGCGATGGCTTGGTGGTCGGTCGCGGTTTTCCGGCGCCGCCATCATTCATCGAGCCTCGGCTGTTGAACGCAACCGATGACCAACTGATGCACGTCATCGCCCATGGGCAAGGCTTGATGTATGGCTACGAATCGCGCATCCAGCCGCAGGAGCGCTGGGCCATTGTCGCCCATCTGCGCCTGTTGCAATTGAGCCAGCATGCCGACCTCGACAGCCTGCCGGCGCCGCTGCGCCAGGCGTTCGAGGCGCGAGCGCAATGA
- a CDS encoding SCO family protein translates to MAVGIKPVLALLACLVLQPVMAQGFDPFTAAGIDSSRVGSHLALDTRFTDQHGGSVRLGDLFNGQPTLLVPLYFRCPNVCGAALSTLFSQLANQPYRLGRDFQVIAFSFDPREDVGAAREELAKLSQHWPALANAPGLHLLTGDAAASQTLADSIGFGYRFDPQQQQYAHSSAVAVVTADGRLSRWLYGLGYQASDLRLALTEAGQGKLGAIKEQLLLLCYHYDPQSGTYSSRIILLLQVAGVATVLVLGLFIGLAVRRERRRAP, encoded by the coding sequence ATGGCCGTGGGCATTAAACCCGTTCTGGCGCTGCTGGCGTGCCTGGTGTTGCAACCGGTCATGGCCCAGGGCTTCGACCCGTTTACCGCCGCTGGCATCGACAGCAGCCGCGTGGGCAGCCACCTGGCCCTGGACACGCGCTTTACCGATCAGCACGGCGGCTCGGTGCGCCTGGGCGATTTGTTCAACGGCCAACCGACGCTGCTGGTGCCGTTGTACTTCCGCTGCCCGAATGTGTGTGGTGCGGCGCTCTCGACCTTGTTCAGCCAACTGGCGAACCAGCCTTACCGCCTGGGACGGGACTTCCAGGTCATCGCCTTCAGCTTCGACCCGCGTGAGGACGTGGGCGCCGCCCGCGAAGAACTGGCCAAGCTCAGCCAGCACTGGCCGGCATTGGCCAACGCGCCCGGCCTGCACCTGCTGACCGGCGACGCGGCTGCCAGCCAGACCCTGGCCGACTCGATTGGGTTCGGTTACCGCTTCGATCCGCAGCAACAACAATACGCCCACAGTTCGGCGGTGGCGGTGGTCACCGCTGACGGACGCTTGTCGCGCTGGCTCTATGGCCTGGGCTACCAGGCCAGCGACCTGCGCCTGGCGCTCACCGAAGCCGGGCAGGGCAAGCTCGGCGCAATCAAGGAGCAGCTGTTGTTGCTGTGCTACCACTACGACCCCCAAAGCGGCACCTATAGCAGCCGGATTATCTTACTGCTCCAGGTGGCCGGCGTCGCAACGGTGCTGGTGCTGGGCCTGTTTATCGGCCTGGCCGTACGCCGCGAACGGCGGAGGGCGCCATGA
- the nrfD gene encoding NrfD/PsrC family molybdoenzyme membrane anchor subunit: MSTEPLLHDTAHFLPQALSDQQVSRQVFGPLQQFPRRVAWRWMFGAGIVLLLVYLASVAVLLAKGVGMWGNNQPVQWGFGILNYIWWLGIGHAGTFISALLLLIERPWRHTLNRLAELMTLMAVICAALYPILHLGRPWLFYWTMPYPNEMGLWPQFKSPTAWDMFAILSYLTVSVLFLLVGAIPDFATARDRARTPLRQVLYGLLALGWRGSQRHWALWRRTTRVLAILAIPLVFAVSSGYSFLMTMGPQSGWHSTLFPAYFVAGAVFSGFALVALLAIGVRWMLCIESLITARHLDMLGRLLLATGWLTAYGYLADLFMPFYSGDAHEIEVLLTRINGPHAWSFWLAIVCNVGVLQALWWPQVRQQPRRLALVALAVLVGMWAERFMLLIPPQTRDLLVSSWGDYSPTLWDWSLFIGSFGVFLVPYSLFLRYLPMVSAFEVKQALHQERSDG; this comes from the coding sequence ATGAGCACTGAGCCATTGCTGCACGACACCGCGCATTTTTTGCCGCAGGCCTTGAGTGACCAGCAGGTGTCGCGCCAGGTGTTCGGGCCGCTGCAACAGTTCCCGCGGCGCGTGGCCTGGCGCTGGATGTTCGGAGCCGGCATCGTGCTGTTGCTGGTCTACCTCGCCTCAGTCGCGGTGTTGTTGGCCAAGGGCGTGGGTATGTGGGGCAATAACCAGCCGGTGCAGTGGGGCTTTGGCATTCTCAATTACATCTGGTGGCTGGGCATCGGCCACGCCGGCACGTTTATTTCAGCGTTGCTGCTGCTGATCGAACGGCCCTGGCGGCATACCCTCAATCGCCTGGCCGAATTGATGACGCTGATGGCGGTGATCTGCGCCGCGCTGTACCCGATCCTGCACCTGGGCCGTCCCTGGCTGTTCTACTGGACCATGCCGTACCCGAATGAAATGGGGCTATGGCCGCAATTCAAGAGCCCCACCGCGTGGGACATGTTTGCGATCCTGTCGTACCTGACGGTGTCGGTGTTGTTCCTGCTGGTGGGCGCCATACCGGATTTCGCCACCGCCCGTGACCGCGCCAGGACGCCGTTGCGGCAAGTTCTGTATGGCCTGCTCGCGCTCGGTTGGCGCGGTTCGCAACGGCACTGGGCGTTATGGCGACGCACCACGCGGGTGCTGGCGATCCTGGCAATACCGCTGGTGTTTGCGGTCTCCAGCGGTTACTCGTTCCTGATGACCATGGGCCCCCAGAGTGGCTGGCATTCAACGTTATTCCCAGCGTATTTCGTCGCCGGCGCGGTGTTTTCCGGGTTTGCGCTGGTGGCGTTGCTGGCGATTGGCGTGCGCTGGATGCTGTGCATCGAAAGCCTGATTACCGCGCGCCATCTGGACATGCTCGGCCGCTTGCTGCTGGCCACCGGTTGGCTGACGGCCTACGGTTACCTGGCGGATCTGTTCATGCCGTTCTACAGCGGCGATGCACATGAAATCGAGGTGCTGCTCACGCGCATCAATGGCCCGCATGCCTGGAGTTTCTGGCTGGCCATTGTCTGCAATGTCGGCGTGCTCCAAGCATTGTGGTGGCCCCAAGTGCGACAGCAACCGAGACGCCTGGCCCTGGTCGCGTTGGCGGTGCTGGTGGGCATGTGGGCCGAACGTTTCATGTTGCTAATCCCGCCCCAGACCCGCGACCTGCTGGTGTCGAGTTGGGGCGACTATTCGCCAACGCTGTGGGACTGGTCGCTGTTTATTGGCAGCTTCGGCGTATTTCTGGTGCCCTACAGCCTGTTCCTGCGCTACCTGCCGATGGTCTCGGCGTTCGAGGTCAAGCAGGCGCTGCATCAGGAGCGCAGCGATGGCTGA
- the coxB gene encoding cytochrome c oxidase subunit II, with product MSEHFLRLWPAQASDYAVSVDWLVIGFTAMMALFVVPVFVALWVFIWRYRRGRVADRDHRPQSNLPIELAWIILPFIGSLVVFLFSARLFFIARTPPDDALEVQVTARQWMWKFQHQGGQREINTLHVPARRPVKLTMISEDVIHSLFFPSLRIKQDVLPGRYSMLWFQAEHSGTYEVYCAEYCGTDHAAMLARLVVLDPADYEHWLTENGSAADLASQGETLYRQYGCGSCHDSGNAPPLAGVFNRTVQLADGSQVKADEAYLRDSILLPQKQLVAGYLPIMPTYSNLLDEEAVQRLVAYLRTLPGDPK from the coding sequence ATGAGCGAACATTTCCTGCGCCTGTGGCCGGCGCAAGCCTCGGATTATGCGGTGTCGGTGGATTGGCTGGTGATTGGCTTCACGGCCATGATGGCGCTGTTTGTGGTGCCGGTCTTCGTGGCGCTGTGGGTGTTTATCTGGCGCTATCGACGCGGCCGCGTGGCAGACCGTGACCACCGCCCGCAAAGCAACCTGCCCATCGAACTGGCCTGGATCATCCTGCCGTTCATTGGCTCGCTGGTGGTCTTCCTGTTTTCCGCGCGGTTGTTTTTCATCGCGCGTACGCCGCCGGATGACGCGCTGGAAGTGCAAGTTACCGCCCGGCAGTGGATGTGGAAATTCCAGCACCAGGGCGGCCAGCGCGAGATCAACACCTTGCACGTGCCGGCCCGGCGCCCGGTGAAGTTGACGATGATTTCCGAGGACGTGATCCACAGCCTGTTTTTCCCCAGCCTGCGCATCAAGCAGGACGTGCTACCAGGACGCTACAGCATGCTGTGGTTCCAGGCCGAGCACAGCGGCACCTACGAGGTGTACTGCGCCGAATACTGCGGCACCGACCATGCGGCCATGCTGGCACGCCTGGTGGTGCTGGACCCCGCCGACTACGAGCACTGGCTGACTGAAAACGGCAGCGCCGCCGACCTCGCCAGCCAGGGCGAAACCCTGTACCGCCAATACGGCTGCGGCAGTTGCCACGATTCGGGCAACGCGCCGCCGCTGGCCGGGGTGTTCAATCGCACGGTACAGCTGGCCGATGGCAGCCAGGTGAAGGCCGATGAAGCCTACCTGCGAGACAGCATCCTGTTGCCGCAAAAACAACTGGTGGCCGGCTACCTGCCGATCATGCCGACCTACAGCAACCTGCTGGACGAAGAGGCCGTGCAGCGCCTGGTGGCCTATCTGCGCACACTGCCTGGAGATCCCAAATGA
- a CDS encoding cytochrome c oxidase subunit 3 yields the protein MIRSDEKPSEPFVAWAQQRDAARLGMWLFLASEAMMFGSLIMVAWLLRLQHPDGVAEAVAGLHYWLAAGNTFLLLTSSLLMTLAMAAGEPRRVRHWLLGAALLSVLFLGCKGIEYGLEIQEGVLPGFAQASHWQVPSAQLFMNLYFIATALHGVHVLVAVGLALWLYRSLGRGTLAEHQADTRLEMISLYWHLVDGIWIVLFPTLYLVGR from the coding sequence GTGATCCGCTCTGACGAAAAGCCCTCCGAGCCGTTCGTGGCCTGGGCCCAGCAGCGCGACGCCGCACGCCTGGGCATGTGGCTGTTCCTGGCCAGCGAAGCAATGATGTTCGGCAGCCTGATCATGGTCGCCTGGTTGCTGCGGTTGCAGCACCCGGACGGGGTGGCGGAGGCGGTGGCGGGGCTGCATTACTGGCTGGCGGCCGGCAATACGTTCCTGCTGTTGACCAGCAGCTTGCTGATGACCCTGGCGATGGCCGCCGGTGAGCCGCGCCGGGTGCGTCACTGGCTGCTCGGCGCTGCACTGTTGAGTGTGTTGTTCCTGGGCTGCAAGGGCATTGAGTATGGCCTGGAGATTCAAGAGGGCGTGTTGCCTGGTTTCGCCCAGGCGTCGCATTGGCAAGTGCCCTCGGCGCAGTTGTTCATGAACCTGTATTTCATCGCCACGGCGTTGCACGGCGTGCATGTGCTGGTCGCCGTCGGCCTGGCGCTGTGGCTGTATCGTTCGCTGGGACGCGGCACGCTGGCGGAGCATCAGGCGGACACACGGCTGGAAATGATCAGCCTGTATTGGCACTTGGTCGATGGGATCTGGATTGTGTTGTTCCCCACCCTCTACCTGGTAGGGCGTTGA